In Aricia agestis chromosome 5, ilAriAges1.1, whole genome shotgun sequence, the genomic stretch TGCTGCGTATTTACATAATGTATACGGCCAGCATATTCCGTATTCTATTTCCGAATTCGGAtatccgaatgcatggaatccGTAGAAAATGCATTAACTGACAACGTTGTgtttttccgaacggaacgaattccgcacgtacctTTCGATTGCGAGCCGGCGCGTTTGCAGaagaaaaacgaacgtttgctcaagtctcacggaattccaaattTAGCAGCCACATTATACTTCTATTTCATTCAGGTCCCCAGATGAAGTCTGTGGTCCGTCACATAGTGGGCGTGGACCACCGGGACGAGGCGATATTCCCGCGGCGCGGCGCCTGGGTGCAGTTCACGAGCGAGCTGGCCGGCCTCGGCGGCGGCGTCGCGCACCTCAAGACCGAGCTGCAGGCGCAGGCCAACAAGGAGATCGCGCCGGATATGGTATGTGTGTGTACGTCTGTGCGTACTTGCGTGCGTGTGTACGTACGTGAACGCGTGTTTGTTTCGTGTGCGTGCGATTTTCAGTTATAAAATCAATTGTAGAAGGTTTGGCATTCCTTGGCTTTCTTTGACGTTGATTGATGTAGACAAAAATAATTGATTCTGCTGTCGTTGCGCACTGCTGCCGTTAAGAAGCTGTTTGTGTGATGTCAATCATTACACATGCTGCTTCACAGCAGTAacaaattaatttctataagCGACTTGAATAAATTAGCTTTGGCCTTTGTCGATATTTCCAACTAATCATCCATCGCAGGTACTCCAATGGACGGTGGCGGGAGGGGTTCTCCACGACGTGTACGGCACAGACATATCCGACCGCTTCTACCTGGGCGGGCCGGCGTCTCTGCGGGGCTTCGCCCAGCGGGGCGCGGGCCCCCGGGCCGACGGGCTCGCCGTGGGCGGCTCCGTGTTCTGGGCTTCCGGGCTGCACCTGTACACGCCGCTGCCCTTCCGCCCCGGCAAGGGCGGGCTCGGCGAATTATTCAGATCGCATTTCTTCGTCAATGCGGGTTGTCTGGCGCATCCAGGTAAACTTGTGTTCTTATTTATTTGCCGTTAGAAACTAAAAACGCTTTTTAAAGCTACATAAGCATTGAGAATTGTATACATCGTGGGGTTAACAGGAACATTTGATAGCAAATTCTCACAAGACTcatcataaatattttgtaatatcggcatctgttttttttaattcagagGAGACGGGCGAGAGTCACGCCACAGCGCTGCAGGACGCGCGCGTGTCGTGCGGACTGGGCGTGGCGCTGCGGGTGGGGGGCGTGGCGCGCTTCGAGCTCAACTACTGCGTGCCGCTGCGCGCGCGCACCGCTGACGACACCGCGCAGGGCCTGCAGTTCGGCATCGCTGCTAACTTCCTATAGGTAATGAGTGAATAGTGGTAACTGTGATAACATTAGATAAATTTTCTGTAAAATGAAAGTTACTGGAAATTGCCAAATGGATCAGGAATAATTTgcaaaatatgttataatagAGATGGACAGAactatgcaaatataatatttatatgaaaattttgctattaaattgttaaaagaatataaaagaagggccactgcaaggttaatattttataaaatattgtttttttacaaaaattacgaattaaaagtgactatagtttgtgcgttttatgatgatatgcgtgacacattataactgacaatagtagggaagttacctaacaaaaattaatcgatagtttaaaaatatcgaatcacatcgtaaaggaattgcaatcgaaattatcgatttcgtactgacatttcagtggtgccggcgatttaagatggccgcccttttttatcgatttgatttcgattcaacagagtcaatctctattgacataagttccgtttcatgcatatgacatttttcaaatgttttcgtaataataattttatactcctatttcacagttaatatttatattttttattaataagttagcatttagcatcttttcatttttattcatttacaattataggaaacatttgtttttgtagatggaatataatttattacatttagattttttttgttttcttgtaaaaaaaacccgtagcaaggaacatgaaaactgtcacccatatcatcttagaacgcacaaactatagaaacggaacggatttcaaaacactaatcagcgttcagtgacgcACACATGctgacaactttttgagaggtacgatcaggtggggattgtcaataattgtgaattgtcaaacagtagtgacgtccgtcatacagactatagatccgttttggcgccaaaatttaaattaacaattttaaacgCATTctttgcagtaaattccagtgttttaatttttttaatatacttgtggtctattctacatgtaagttatttaaaataaactcaaaaaaaataatatcgcaTCTTCTCTATTGTAGTATTAAAGAATAAAgtaatgattaaaataaaatggcattttaaccttttttctaatgcaaaaaaattataaacataattatgCGCATCATTTATTTGTTTGTCGAGTAACATTTATTTCCTCTTTCAGGTAGCGCCGAGAACCTCTGACGGGAACTAGAGCGGATAACTAACACATAGTTATCAGGAGCagtttaaggatgtatataacatttataaattcaaagattctgacctaaattcgaaatatataatagaataaaacatcctgcatcgattgataccaaaaaatcaataccttaccgacaagttacgtgaaataatgcattttaaaatttccatttatcatacgtaatatttgccggaagtgttaaaatttttgagaattcgtcagaattgggaagtttgtatcaaagataaacagctaaaaaactgcttattaatttctttgtacgatttgcgattttttaagcccaaaaaaagtgggttcaccggtaattctgaggaaatatttcaaattgaaatttatgaaaattatccttcgaagggtgcgacaagactttatatgaacttggtcgggggcgctgctggtaaagaagaactgtcaaatatgtcgtttttgtatgtgccagcgttagttccttttttcgccacctgcatttaaagctttgccgagttttcttggccgccatttgcggtagtcaaattacaacaaaattttgttcaataataattaaatatcgaatagttctttaaaaatctattataaaaaatcattataattgataataagtgtctgggtgtccaattttttacatatttagtactttcataatttaaatggATGCAGTAcggaatttgaccttatatacatccttaaatgAGCGAGCAATGAGCATTCTATGGCCTCTTTTTAACTTCAGAGTTTCGAATTGCTATGCATTGAAATTGTTTTAGGCTTCATACATTTAAAAGGTTACAATTAATGTAATTactataaatacataaaaagttttgtaaagtaacatttacaacatttttaataaacaaaaaacgtTCGAATCGCGTAAGAGGCACATTAGGCAATGATAAACTTCGAAGTTCGAATTCTATAAAAAtgcagattttttaattttacgtaTTATGTGAAAATCTGTTGTAACTTGTGACATTGTTATTAGAAactgtaaattaataatattcatgtatgtaaattattatttgtgtttgtAAGTATAGGATAGAAATGTTGAGATAAAACTTGTTTTATGtttacgattttttttcttacattaCCTACCTTTCGTTACGTTCATTCATTTGTTACACGCCAAATGTTAGGATACTTACACTTTTTCAGATTTATAAGCATTCAATACTTTTAACcattaaaaaataactaaaagaagtaaaaaaatataaattaacagTAACATTTATTCTAACACATACACTATAacctatttattataaaatataatttaataatgaaatCAATTAACATTGTAAAGACCTACATGGATATTTCGTCGCGTCGATCACGAGGTCACAGAGGTGTTATGAAAATGACGCCAGCGTTAGTTTTATTTTTGAGCCACATGCGAAATTATACATAAATGAGATTGTCAGGAAAGTGAGCTCAAGTCtttaaataagaatattatCCGTTTTGGTGATACCTACTACACGGAGAGTTCCTTTTTGAATGGGTCATTATAATTCATCGCAGAATGGCGCATGTCGTCTTCGTTGATATTTGCTATGTGTAGTGGTGGTATTAAAGCCCCTGCTATGCTTCTGAAAAGATAAGCAGTATGTTGTAAAGTTTaataagataacattttaaactttcgcgttgcattataattaaactttttatcgggacttaacgcgacttatttaagtagtaatgctactacgagtacatactttttctcgacgatgtactcgtagtagcattactacttaaataagtcgcgttaagtcccgataaaaagtttaagtttaataagtatttataaaaCAGCTCAGTCCAGCTATTACCCCTGAGGTAAGAGCGACAATACTGCTTGCATCTTTATGATGCAAGCAGTATTGTCGcatgtttttttatatacagTGAAACCTGGTTAAGCGGGACCTGGCCAAATAAGAAACCTTTATTATTGACTGTTGCAATGATGTCCCGGCACTACTTCATTAAATTACCTCTGTTAATGGATTTTTAGAAACTGATTAAAATATGAGATTTGAATTCTAAGACTTTTTCGATATTTAAGAGACTCTGCAGCTCATTAACCTCTATTAGTGGGACAAATTATGATATTTGTAACAAGTTTCGACGTATTTGTTTACAATTTACTTAAACAATACACATTATATTGTGCATGCTTTTTTGTCAGTACTATCTCAGTTTTAGACCTAAAAACAAGGGaataaaagtgtaaaaaatgtCCAAAAGTAAGTAAAAAACGTTATGAGTTACGTACGAGTATgagaaaaatttaaacttttatcAGACTATGATTGTGGAAAGTCGCGTGATGAACTGTGTAGGGAGAATAACATACCAAAGTCAACCCTGTGTAGaactattaagaggatacaccaggggctagagaaataaaaaaaagtacgtgtaataaatatagctgtctcccttacctcaagcctataccgcagaacgcgatagagacaactgcagaaaatcaacgattcgttgtcccctgattccttctccaaaacttaaccgatttaagtacttttttcattaaagattaaagaaaggcttgagctgtgttcctatgttttattttttttgtataatctagccaaatctgttttctggatgtttgaacacagcggaaaatctgggccatttttttgggtttttgagcGTTCATATCagcttatttaataattaaattacctatgaaaaaaaaaagaaaacatagggacattgtattagtggccgtagatattcaggaaaaaaattataactctactagcattatccagggaggaaacaggggacaacgtttgtatggaaaaaagggcggcgTGGACTCCTATTAAGAGTTAActtaagggggatattagattatcatatatattggatccgagatcattgagtcaatgatattggataatgtaatatagacatatgcttcatttcttccttgatcatagatttttgacgtttgctgagagattggatccaatacggtcatataaataggtgttgccagttatttaatataaaaaaagagtttttaatttcttgttcgttaatatgtttcaaataatgtaatgtaattatttttctaattatatacttggataatcttgctgaattaataacaaaaaacaagccatattaaaaatgacgatgtcttttgacaaatcgaattctctgagatctagtaaccctgacgtcaatacctgtcagcatTAGCGCTCTCCactggctattgaaaccacatttgacgtaaaataggatcaatgaaatatgataatgtaatatgcagatatgatcaaatgatcatatatattggatcctatatatgatcatagaaatgatcatttataaatgataatgtaatacccccctaagagAACAACGAATAAAATTCGGTCAAGTGTATTGGTGGAAAAAGAAAACTCAAAcgaataaaagcttttaaaattgaACCAGGTTTCACTGTTATTATTCATAAaacactacataatattcttaCATTTTAAATGTCGCCAAACTAATTGTTTGACGGCAAGGTGCGCTAAATTACTTAATAAACTGTAAGTAAACAAAACTATCTACTCAACTATGTAAAACATTAAAGGCTAAAGCCATATTTTGTCATATGCCACAGCTTGTCGCATTGCACCGTCGGACGCGATATTAAGGCATAACGACGCGCCGGACGGAAGATAAGAGTTCGAGGGCGAAAGACGTGATCAGCTCTCACCATTGTGTGTCGTGCGTCGCTACGCAGGCCGCAGCTCACTTATGTGGCATACACAGGGCAGTAGGTAGGTCAGATTTTAAGGAAGGgtagcattggttacaggtagggcgaagtaagaaaaatatcaaaatttattgattttctagggttttagtatttttaaggtagggcattgcagCCCAATGCCCCCCTCTAGCTACGGCTATGGAGACAATACATTATTTTGTTCTGACATGCAATGTACCAGAACAGTGTGGTCTTGTTAAAAGCTGTATTGCAAAATGTACAATCTACACTAACCTGCCCTCTGCATTCAGGAAGTTAAAGGTAGAACAAGCATGCTCGGTGGGTAGAATCTCTACATTCAGTTTAGCTTGTCGTGATGCTTTGAAAACTGCGTCAACAGCTTTCCGATCCCTTGTTTCTAGACcaataatctgtaaaaaaaaattgtttccccatatattttgtaagtatagaacttttaactttattatttatttaaaaaacctattttttttaatagattaaaGCCGTcacttatatgtatattatatgtatgtatatgatTTTGCCCAGTTGTCAAGGTTTTTGAACCTGTTGATATTCAACAGTTGTGTTGGTTTtggtaaatattttaacatcagCCAATTAAATgtgctaataataatactaataaaaatacagaatagataaacacctttaaaaaagtgtatgaattttttttattatattagtaggtatttatttagttattatATCAGTATAACTGTACCTTTATGGCTGACTTACCAAGAGGTCAATCTTGGGCACAATGAGTTTGAACAGTCTGAGCGATGGCTCTGTTATATCATCTGAATTACGAACTTGCCATGATAGTATTGTtctgaaattattaaaaacgtAATATAATGAGGCGCATTACTTCTTTGAAATGGATTCAAAGGAATAAATTTTGTACAATAACATTGCTGAGTAAGTTGCAgccatattat encodes the following:
- the LOC121726925 gene encoding NADH dehydrogenase [ubiquinone] 1 alpha subcomplex assembly factor 3 yields the protein MLFATLREAGKRIGKPQGLRLVRHKSSYEGEGKTTVRILNQEPDLGLIIDGYSNFGFRLNNGVTVLGPMAIFPRTILSWQVRNSDDITEPSLRLFKLIVPKIDLLIIGLETRDRKAVDAVFKASRQAKLNVEILPTEHACSTFNFLNAEGRSIAGALIPPLHIANINEDDMRHSAMNYNDPFKKELSV